One stretch of Thalassophryne amazonica chromosome 17, fThaAma1.1, whole genome shotgun sequence DNA includes these proteins:
- the pou5f3 gene encoding POU domain, class 5, transcription factor 1, whose protein sequence is MSERSQSPGSECQTRPYDFSRASSCTQGLDQDGLSGAASFQMPPGVLPDPNLLYNKSAYSGLTSSSGQTFFPFPPVGNDYRGAEHQIGEFGQPKHWYLFAAPEYTGQVPGVPVAAQPSNPSPPLAATREQIKLAQIKTEKDSGEDYPTEVMVQQYAAPSASTPHGVYYSGPWNPSFWPGLPHMAPPGGGSSNSNQNHSAPSTSSPSMSPSPPSNGLPRSAFFSGNASQAASGAQTQNPTSSTRSSGSSSGGCSDSEEDNLSTEELEQFAKELKHKRITLGFTQADVGLALGKLYGKMFSQTTICRFEALQLSFKNMCKLKPLLQRWLNEAETSENPQDMYKIERVFVDTRKRKRRTSLEGAVRSALESYFVKCPKPNTQEITHISDDLGLERDVVRVWFCNRRQKGKRLALPLDEECEGQYYEQSPSPLNMTTSPIPSQGYPPSSYPGGPPALYMPPLHRPDVLKQALHPGLVGHLTG, encoded by the exons ATGTCTGAAAGATCTCAGAGTCCAGGTTCGGAGTGCCAAACCCGGCCTTATGACTTCAGCAGGGCCAGCTCCTGCACCCAGGGTTTGGATCAGGACGGATTGAGCGGCGCTGCGTCATTCCAGATGCCTCCTGGCGTGTTGCCAGACCCGAACCTTCTGTACAACAAAAGCGCCTACAGTGGGCTGACCTCGTCTTCGGGTCAAACCTTTTTCCCTTTCCCACCCGTCGGAAATGACTACAGGGGAGCTGAGCATCAGATCGGGGAGTTTGGACAACCCAAACACTGGTATCTCTTCGCTGCGCCGGAGTACACCGGACAGGTACCCGGTGTACCGGTGGCGGCGCAGCCGTCAAACCCAAGCCCCCCCTTAGCCGCCACCAGGGAGCAAATCAAACTGGCCCAAATAAAGACTGAGAAGGACAGTGGTGAGGATTACCCCACGGAGGTGATGGTTCAGCAGTACGCGGCACCTTCGGCCTCCACGCCCCACGGCGTCTACTACTCGGGGCCTTGGAACCCGTCCTTCTGGCCCGGACTTCCCCACATGGCACCGCCCGGCGGcggcagcagcaacagcaaccAGAACCACTCGGCACCCTCGACGTCCTCCCCGTCCATGTCCCCGTCACCCCCCAGCAACGGCCTGCCAAGGAGCGCCTTCTTCAGTGGGAACGCGTCGCAGGCCGCCAGCGGGGCCCAGACGCAGAACCCGACCTCCTCTACGCGCAGCAGCGGCTCCTCCAGCGGAGGGTGCAGCGACTCAGAGGAG GACAACCTCTCCACTGAGGAGCTGGAGCAGTTTGCCAAGGAGCTGAAACACAAACGAATCACTTTGGGTTTCACTCAAGCTGACGTTGGTCTTGCCCTGGGGAAGCTTTATG GTAAGATGTTTAGCCAGACGACTATCTGCCGCTTCGAGGCTTTGCAGCTGAGTTTTAAGAACATGTGCAAGCTGAAGCCCCTCCTTCAGAGATGGCTGAATGAGGCAGAGACCTCAGAAAACCCCCAGGAT ATGTACAAAATTGAGCGAGTGTTCGTTGATACCAGGAAGAGGAAGCGGAGGACCAGTCTGGAGGGAGCTGTGCGCTCTGCTTTGGAGTCCTACTTTGTCAAATGTCCCAAACCAAACACCCAGGAGATCACACACATCTCAGATGACCTGGGCCTGGAGAGAGAT GTGGTGCGTGTGTGGTTCTGCAACAGGAGACAGAAAGGAAAGCGCCTGGCCTTGCCGCTGGATGAGGAGTGTGAGGGTCAGTACTACGAGCAGAGTCCCTCACCGCTGAACATGACCACCTCGCCTATTCCCAGCCAGGGTTACCCTCCTTCCAGTTACCCCGGAGGCCCGCCTGCGCTCTACATGCCACCTCTTCATCGACCCGATGTCTTGAAGCAAGCTCTGCATCCTGGACTGGTTGGTCACCTGACTGGGTAA
- the LOC117529177 gene encoding alpha-(1,3)-fucosyltransferase 7: MLHWKFQMGWNTTRKALLSSLRHHLLRFICLSLMFLFYGCWTRLQLANPDSGHSNSGRDIVILLWYWPLKMSLSLKGDVCWDLYRIPHCTLVDQHLFYPAADVVVFHNKELTQGQKLPFHLPQPSGQRWAWMSLEAPVHNGKLQKYANIFNLTITYRRDADVTIPYGELLPKEAGEMADEAPTNKTNLICWVVSNYNSHHRRSQVFKKLKAVVPVKVYGRWANRVLTAEALLPTISRCYFYLSFENSISKDYITEKLWQNAYQARAVPVVLGPPIGDYKAVAPLNSFIHVDNFSSIEALGKHLQQLAGDKKRYSEYFRWRHKWKVKLYTDWRERLCKICTVYNSLPQHKVYTDLHAWLNAANT; the protein is encoded by the exons ATGCTCCATTGGAAGTTCCAGATG ggGTGGAATACCACTAGAAAGGCACTGCTCAGCTCTTTGAGGCACCATCTCCTCCGCTTCATCTGTCTTTCACTGATGTTCCTGTTCTATGGCTGCTGGACACGACTCCAGCTGGCAAATCCGGACTCTGGTCACTCTAATTCTGGCAGAGATATTGTTATCTTGCTGTGGTACTGGCCCTTGAAGATGTCACTCAGCCTGAAGGGCGACGTGTGCTGGGACCTCTACCGCATCCCCCACTGCACCCTCGTGGACCAGCACTTGTTCTACCCAGCAGCTGATGTGGTGGTGTTCCACAACAAAGAACTGACCCAGGGCCAGAAGCTGCCCTTTCACCTCCCACAACCTAGTGGCCAGAGGTGGGCCTGGATGTCCCTGGAAGCCCCTGTCCACAATGGTAAACTACAGAAGTATGCAAATATCTTCAACCTCACCATAACCTACAGGAGGGACGCTGACGTCACCATCCCTTATGGTGAGCTGCTGCCAAAGGAAGCTGGTGAGATGGCTGATGAGGCACCAACAAATAAGACTAATCTCATCTGCTGGGTCGTCAGCAACTACAACAGCCACCACAGGAGAAGCCAAGTGTTTAAAAAGCTGAAGGCTGTAGTTCCTGTGAAGGTATACGGGCGATGGGCCAACAGAGTCCTGACTGCCGAAGCCCTGCTGCCTACAATCTCTCGTTGCTACTTCTATTTATCATTTGAGAACTCAATCAGCAAAGATTACATCACAGAGAAGCTTTGGCAGAACGCCTACCAAGCCAGGGCGGTGCCAGTCGTCCTGGGCCCTCCCATCGGTGACTACAAAGCAGTTGCTCCGCTCAACTCCTTCATTCACGTCGATAACTTTTCCTCCATAGAGGCTTTAGGGAAGCACCTGCAGCAGCTCGCAGGGGACAAGAAGAGATACAGCGAGTATTTTAGGTGGAGACACAAGTGGAAAGTGAAGCTGTACACAGACTGGAGGGAAAGACTGTGTAAAATCTGCACCGTGTACAACAGTTTACCTCAGCACAAGGTTTACACGGACCTGCACGCGTGGCTAAATGCAGCCAACACATAA